In a single window of the Osmerus eperlanus chromosome 2, fOsmEpe2.1, whole genome shotgun sequence genome:
- the LOC134008954 gene encoding uncharacterized protein LOC134008954, whose product MMDESSWRILVSSFFFFLLLSCQASTNSCGDALEELEEQLPEDYLFRLSSNFTKDKKVSRTEAICRLKYFLMVPKKIIKDVNETFLTFLLDNCNLSKTCETTKLPRLNETLFMTVKDFIGMIGNDIHGGHQNVYNEQNQLKCNETSKATASAMTTAATPSQTQKSTALPTRTAPIPSRSSPQPPEYIFDTQREMASFSLLGISILLNIILIFVVIHLMTRIRHHSNNMSNGNGDRSPSLIASHSLARMEMD is encoded by the exons ATGATGGACGAGAGTTCATGGAGGATCTTAGTCAgctccttctttttcttctta CTATTGTCATGTCAAGCGTCTACTAATTCTTGTGGCGACGCACTTGAGGAACTT GAGGAACAGCTGCCTGAAGACTATTTATTCCGTTTAAGTTCTAACTTCACCAAG GATAAAAAAGTTAGCCGAACAGAAGCCATTTGCAGACTGAAATACTTTTTGATGGTccccaaaaaaataataaaagacGTTAATGAAACCTTTTTAACCTTTTTATTGGATAATTGTAATCTCTCCAAG ACATGTGAGACGACTAAGCTTCCCAGGTTGAATGAGACATTGTTTATGACTGTAAAAGACTTCATTGGCATGATCGGCAATG ATATTCATGGAGGTCACCAAAATGTATATaatg AACAAAATCAACTTAAATGTAATGAGACATCAAAAGCAACAGCTTCAGCAATGACTACAGCTGCAACTCCAAGTCAAACTCAGAAGTCAACAGCTTTACCAACACGTACAGCACCAATACCAAGTCGTA GTTCACCACAACCACCGGAATATATTTTTGATACTCAAC GGGAGATGGCGTCCTTTAGCTTGTTGGGCATCTCTATATTATTGAACATCATCCTCATTTTTGTGGTCATTCACTTGATGACGAGGATACGCCACCACAGCAACAACATG AGTAATGGCAATGGAGATAGATCCCCCTCTTTAATTGCATCTCATTCCCTGGCTCGGATGGAGATGGATTAA